The sequence gggttgggggtcgattcGGGGAGCCCTTCCAATCACACGGACGGcggaagccccctccccccaccccgtcctaCGACCCCCAGACCCCAGCGGCCtgcctggggtggaggggagggggcgtttCCGTTTGACTGTGCTGGGAAAAGCGCCCAGGAGCGGGCAAGGAAATTCCAGTTTTTAAAACTTTATTTAAGAAGCAAGAGCTCTTCATCTCGTCCCCAGCAGCCGGCTGGCCCCTATCCTGGgcagcctctccccacctctccgtcCCTCCGTCGGCCTCCGTGCTAAgcgcctctgcccctgccctaaaCGCCTCCCCCTCCGCGCAGCCCGGGGCTCCGGCTCCAGCCCCGCGGGCCCAGCTGGAGGGGCGGTTCCGGAACCGACCGCTCCGCCGGGGCCCGGACTTGCTTTggtcctcctataataataataatagcatttattaagcgcttactatgtgcaaagcacagttctaagcgctgagcactgttctaagcgctgggcgagcTCACCCCCGGCCCGGGGCTTCGAGGGTCCAAAGGGGGCAGTTCAGGCTTCTGCTCCCCGGCTTCCACAAACGCCCACCGCTTCGGAATCAAGGGGCGCCGAAAAGAGGCCGAGgggtccctcccttccctctggtcCCAAAGCGGTTGGGACCAGACGGGTggagacggagagggggagggtcctgggggcgGAGCCGCCCTCttaatctcattattattattattattattattattattattatcattatcaccgttGTTACTGTTGTTCAGACTTGGCCCCGTCCTCcccagaaggagggaaggaaggcgaAGGATCCGAATTCGAGGCCGCGTAAAAGAGGCCCTGGCCGGTGTAAGCGGGCCTGCAGTCCAACCTCAGGGTCACCCGGGTGGAGGGGGGGctttggtggggggcgggagggcccGGGCCCTGGAGCCCCTCCCCGGAGACAGAAGCAGGCCGGTTCCTCCCGGGGGGAgggcccgggccccccgccgccccgctcTCAGACCCGGGCCCCGGGGTCCCCGCAGCCCCCCAGCTTGGCGTAGCCCAACAGGCTGAGCCGTTCCAGGCGGGGCCAGCTGCGGTGGTCGCGGTCGGGGGCGGGGTCCGCCGGGCCCCCGGGGCCCAGGCCGAGCAGGGCTCCGGCCCGGGCGAGGTCCAGCGACTTGGAGTGTccggcgggccggggcggggcccggctggGGCGGCCCCTGGGGTCGCAAGGCTCCCGGCGCGGGCCCGGAGCGGCTGGGCGGGGGCTGCCGGGCTCCGACCTCAGGCTCAGGCTCAGGCTCAGCCACGAGGCGGCCGGGGACGCGGCCCCAAGCCGGACCCCCGGGGACGCCCCGGCCCCAAGCCggacccccgggggggctccggcACCGCCGGCGGGggcgccgggcccgggcccggggacgaggaggaggtcgGGGGCGCCCCGGCCGACGGGGAGGCGGTCGGGGCCCCCGGCGTCCGGGCTGCCGTCGGgggaggccgggcccggggcaagcgccggggccagggccagggcccggCGGAGCCGGCGGGTCTCCGAGTCCCGGCTCTCGAGCAGCACGGTGTTGGCGCAGATGAGCACGAAGAGGCCGGCGCCCATGACCACGGGCCCCACCAGGCGCAGCCggtcccgggggtccccgggggtccgccccggcccccgccgcagctcccccggcccgccccggcgCGGCCAGTAGCCGGCCACGGCGATGGCCAGGCCCGCGGCCACCACCAGGGCCCCCAGCGCCGCGAAGGCCCCCGAGGGCGAGCGCAGCCGCAGCCGGGCCCGCACCCGCAGGGCctcggggcggcggcgggggcggcggcgggggcgggggcggcgggggccgagGCGCGGGAGGGCGCCGGCCGGGGGgcagcctggaggcagcgggctGAGCGCCGCGCTGGCTCCGGGGGTCCCCGCCGTCATGGAGCCGTCGTCGGGCCGCCCTGGGtcgggggagagacggggggtgCGGGCCGCGTCAGAgcgggggggccggggcccgggctccTCTCCCACGGACCCCCCATCCGAGGGCTCCCCGCGCCCTGCTGCCGCCGCCGGCCATCTCTCCAGCCCCGACCCCCGGAAGGCCCCCCGCCCGGCCAGCCGGAGAGGCTGCGGTCTCTGGAGGGCTCCCTGGGGGCGGAGACGTCTGCCcaggagaagtgggggggggggggggtcccgggatCCCCAAGATCGACGTCCAGATGCCCTCGACCAGCCTTTAACTCTCGGAGGCCGGAGCCGCCCCAGGCggcgggaaggggggtgggggctaCATGGAGCGGAGGAGCGCCTGCCGGCCTAGCCCCCGAcgacccccggcccggcctccgccccgccccccgggccgctGCCCTCTCGggtccttccccccccacagcccacccctctccccctcccccggccccgttaCTGCTTTCTAGAGAGCCCAGCAAGGACACGGGGCCACGGGACCCCCTTCAAGCTCAGGGGACCCAGACGGTGTcggagggagggggcttgggggatggggagctgtGGTCCCCTAGGGGAGGGGGCGTCTGGGGAGACCTCAGCCCTTCCCAGCTCCTGACTCTGGAacctgagagtgtgtgtgtgtgtgtgtgtttgtgtgtttgtgtgtgcgtgtcgGGGGGTTGGAAGGCTCCGGCGGGGCCAGCAGGAGCAGGTTTCGGCGGTGCCCCCTGCCTGCCCCCCGCCGCCCTCCGCCCGCCCGTACTCACCGGGTCCGGCTGCCCCCCAGCCCGCCGCTCCGCCCGCCCCGGCTCCATCGCTCCGACTCCGGCCCgggccacccccgccccccggctccccgcCCGCAGCGCCGGGGGGAGGGCGGAGAGACGCGGGATGGTCGGcgggctccccccgcccctccccaggcccggcccccgCTGCGGACTTAAGCGAATCCGACTTCGAAGTaccgggggggcgggaggggagagagagagagagagagagtgtgtgtatgttttcCGGGgatctgggagggagagggcgagAGCTAAGAAAGGCGGGCGTGGAAGGACTGCAGGGAGGGGCCGGAGGGACGGCTTGTcgcggggagagggaaggagggagaaggaccgGCCCTCCAGGCTCTCCAGGCCCCCCCAGGCCTCCCCAACCTCCCGCGGCCCCCGGGGAGAGCCCGGAAGCCCAACCGGAGCCTCGGCTGTcctggggcggggctggggggcgccGGGACCCGGCCGTCGAGCCCCCCTCGCTGGCCAGAGCCTGGACATAGATGACTTGGGGCCGgaccagcagataataataataataagaccctTGGTGGtgcggggggggagagagaggggccgAGGGAGAGACCCTTCAGACGGAGATTCTCTGAGACACAGAGTCACAGACCCCCAGGCAGAGACGGAGATACACAGAGAGACTTAGAGACACACAAACTTGAAGAAGCAGAAAGAATCCCGGGAGGAGTGAAAGAGACTCTCTGAGTCGGACGAAGGTGCCCGGAGGGAGCCCTCAGGAGAAGGACCTGAGCGGGTGGCCAAGAGACCACTAGACGCAGCTacgatctgttctctctcctaggaCCATTGGACATTTGCGAGCGCCgaggggagtggggcaggggcagaggtgagGCCAGAGTAGGGGTAGGGCCAGGAGTGCCTCTGGTCATTTCTTGTCagatttcccaagggctttgaaGCTAAGAAGGACTGAAGTTTGGCAGATTATGAAGGGGGGCGGCGGTTAAATacactttctacagtgctctccaaggcacccgatacagtgctctgcacacagaaagtgcccaatacAGCACTTTGAACAAAAAAGGTGtccggtacagtgccctgcacacactaggtatccagcactctgcacccagaaggtgcCCGgtccagtgttcggcacatagaaaatgcccaATATCGTgctctgaaatcaatcagtcatatttattgagcactcactgtgtgcagagcactgtactgtttggtaaAGTTGATAAAGTTGatacgacagagttgatagacacgttccctgcccacatggagcttccaggctagagttggtagacgcgtttacACATTAGTATGGGATAAGCCATGGGGAATGGGGGCTAAGGGGAAAAGGGGCTATTCTGTAAAGATGAATTAGGGgtttcagcccagcccacccgcTGGGCTGCCAAGGAaaattttccttcttctcctctttctttctcttcctcctcttcctcttcctccttcttctcctcctctttctcctcctccccctcctttctcctcctcctcttccacctcctctttctcctcccccgagCTCAGAGACATCTTCCCAAGTCTTCAAGCTCACATTCTGCACCTCCTGAcccctcaatctctctctctctctctctctctctctctctctcacacacacacacacacacacacacacacacacacacacacacacacacacacacacacacacacacacacacacacacacacacacacacacacacacacacacacacacaccccgcccccagcCAGAATAGGAAGTGGACCGAACGGACCGTAAACTGATGTAATTATTCCTGTGGATGGATTTTATCGGGTTTTTTCTTTGTAACAAAGAATGTCTCGTTCCTCACTGGTCTCGCCGGAGCTGGGGCAGTTCTAGCCAACCCCCCCTTTCCTTGGGCCCCTCTTCTCTAGAAAGCCCTGCTGTGTAGACAGCCTATGGGGCTGGAGGACGGGGGAAGCTCACCCGCTCCGGGGGTGTAGACCCCTGCGGGTCGGGGAGAAGGGAATttttggtggggatgggggagagggatgaggtcATATCCCCCGGATCCGAGGGGCTGGCAGAGACCCCAACAGAGGtctttctgtccctccctcccccggcctggacggcggccccctcccctccccctctgccttcctctccctccctcgggcccctcctccccctgcccctcggcccccccccccccggcccgttGTCTCCCGGCTGGGTCCCCCCTCGTCCCGCCTCCCCCCTCGTCCCGGGCGGCCCCTGGGCCTGGCTTGGCCGATGCAGTTTCCATGATGCAGGCTCGGGGGGCCCGGCGCGGGGCGCAGACGGTTTTGATTAGGAGAAAAACAAGTTTAGCGatgcggcgggggccgggggcggggggcggcgccgTCCGacctgggcagaggaggggaggggaggggaccgggAGCGGGGTtacaaggagggaggaagggggagaagttgGTGCTGCCCTCGCCCACAGAACGGATCCCAGGGACTCCGGGACACCGAGAATCGTCCCTCCTTGGAACTTCTGGAAACAgcaaaactctctctctctctctctctctctctctctctctctctctctcaatcaatcaatcgtatttatcgagctcttactgtgcgcagagcactgtactaagcgcttgggaagtacaagttggcaacatatagagacagtccctacccaacagtgggctcacagtctaaaaggggactttctctctctctctctctctctctctctttctctttctctctttctctctctctctctctctctcactttctttctCCGACCCAGCCACACGAATGGGCCTACACAAACGCGCCCAAGCACACTGTCACTCGCATCCTGCCAGATCCCTCTTGAGAAGAGGCCGCAGGGCGTCTCTGGTTTTGCCGGGATCAATAATCTGTCCTGGGGTCAGACTCTGCGGGGGTTACTGAGAGCCGAGGAAGCGGCGGAAAAgggggggctggaggcagggagggagatgcGGTGGAGTTGGGTGGGGTGGTGCAGGGGTTCGCAGGTCCCACGGGGAGGTTTCTGTTCGTTTTAAGATGGTCTTACCCAGCCCAGACACCCCCGGCCGCTTTTTCCTTTTggggccccggggcgggggctggaggaagggagaggggcactTGTTCCCTCCCTGGGGTTTTAAAGACCTGGGGCAATCACTGCCCCAGAATCCTTCCAGTCCAACCGTggcggggctggggtggagggaaacTTTTCAGCATATTTCCATCCCACCCCAGGGCCCGGGCTATTCATCGGCCTCGTCTGCGGGGGACAGCCCTGGGGCTGGGAGCCCCTGTACCAGCGTGGGGGCTACGGGCGGGTGGAGATTTAACCTGTTTGGGAACATCTCGGGGAACGAGGGGGAATCTCCTTCGCTCCTGGAGACCTCGGGCTGTCCAAGGGGCAGATGAGAATGAAAAGGGACCCAGACCCAGCTGCCCCACCAGCCTCCTTCCTTCTGtgacctcccctccttctccccggtGGCCACAGGCTCCCCACGCCCCAAGcaacgtggattagtggaaagagcccggatttagtcatgggttctaattccggctctgacacttgacagctgtgtgactttgggcaagtcacttaacttctcgttacctcatgtgtaaaatggggattaagactactgtgagcctctggtgggacaacacgattacgttgtatctaccccagcgcttggcacaaagtaagcgcttgtttacttgctttgatgtctgtctcctcccttctagactgcaaacccgttgcgggcagggattgtctctgttgctgaattggacttctctccttctccagcccagcccgcaccctccgctcctctgccgctaatctcaccgtgcctcgttctcgcctgtctcgccatcgacccccgggcctggaatgccctccttctgccctggaatgccctccctctgcccatccgccaagctagctctcttcctcccttcaaggccctactgagagctcacctccttcaggaggccttcccagactgagccccttccttcctctccccctcgtccccctctccattccccatcttacctccttcccttccccacagcacctgtatgtatgtatatatgtttgtacatattgattactctatttatttatttattttatttgtacatatctattctattttattttgttagtatgtttggttttgttctctgtctcccccttttagactgtgagcccactgttgggtagggactgtctctatatgttgccaacttgtacttcccaagcgcttagtacagtgctctgcacacagtaagcgctcaataaatacgattgattgattgattgactttccaagtgtttagcacagtgctctgcacacagtaagtgctcagtaaagacgattgaatgaatgaatggatgaatgaatgaacaaatcccatcatttttcttattattaagtcccgggccaggagaggaggctggagagTCCCGGTTGATGGATTTTCCCAGGATGTCCCGGGGCTGAGGGAGCGGAGGGATTCCCCCAGGGCAGCTGGCTGCAAGTCAAGGACCGGCCACATGGTGGCAGCATCGTCCGCTCGGGCCGGCCTCGCTCCCGAGTCCCGGCGGGAATTCCCCCGCCCCGGGATGCTCCCGCGCCGGGATGCTCCCGCTCCGCGATGCTccgtccccatttccctccttgtCCCGATGATAAATGCCAAATGAAAaggggaagcggcgtggtctagtggataaaaccctggcctgggagacagaggagctgggttctaaaccccactccgccacttgcccgttgtacgaccgtgggcaagtcatcatcatcatcaatcgtatttattgagcgctaactatgtgcagagcactgtattaagcgcttgggaagtacaaattggcaacatatagagacagtccctacccaacagtgggctcacagtctaaaagggggagagagaggacaaaaccaaacatactaacaaaataaaataaatagaatagatatgtacaagtaaaataaataaataaatagagtaataaatatgtacaaacatatatacatatatacaggtgctgtggggaagggaaggaggtaagatggggggatggagaggggaacaagggggagaggaaggaaggggctcagtctgggaagtcaattaacttctctgcacctcagttcccccaactacagaatggggattcaacgcctgttaatactactactactactactactactactactactactactactactactactactactactactactaataataataatggcatttgttaagcgcttagcttactatgtgcaaagcactgttctaagcgctgggggggggtacaaggtgatcaggttgtcccacgtggggctcacatttttaatccccattttacagatgaggtaactgaggctcagagaagttaagtgacttgcccaaggtcacacagcaggcatgtggcagagctgggatacaaacccatgacctctgacgcccaagcctgggctctttccactgggccacgctgcttctcagccaggcTGCCTGTTCTCCTGccaacgtagactgtgagcccttcgtgggacagggactgtgtccaacctgattaacttgtatctaccccagggcttagactagtgctttaaacaaagtaagcgctttagcaaatatcatggaaaaaaacccaactcggCTCCCATGACCTTCCTCCCGCTAAGCGTGGGGATAAGACTGAGGCAGACTTGTCCCTGCTTCACCCCTGACTATCCTCTGGAGCCTAAAGTGACCAGGCCCCCAGGAAAATTTGAAATCACTTCTGCCTCAGAGGTCTCCTTGATcgatttctaatctcccctctctataataataataataataataataataataatggcatttgttaagcgcttactatatgccaagcactgttctaagcgctgggggagatacaaggtaatcagccacattgggcttacagtcttaatccccattttacagatgaggtaactgaggcccagagaagtgaagtgacttacccaaagtcacacagctgacaagtggtagagtcgggattagaacccatgacctccgactcccaagcccgggctctttccattgagccatgctgcttctcatctatcccCCACCTTTCACTACAGGACTGATTCACCCTAACTTAAGCCTTGATGTACTCACAACCTGCTCAGGGCACCGGTGCACAAAACTTTTTActgtattacctccttccctgctggGCCCCATATCCACCTTCccgactgtgtctgtttattgttatattgtacacttccagtcgtttagtacagagctctgcacacagtaagcattcagtactcattcaatacgattgaatgaatgaatgggcctggctGGGGAGTGTTGAGAAACCCAGGATGTTCATCTGGGATCTGTCCAGGCTTCTCAGGATGGCGCTGAGGTCTCCTTTGAGGAAGCTGGTTTGAGGATGGAGCGTTCCGGTGATTTGCATACATCCTCATCAATTCTGCATCCGTCCATATTCCTCTTGTGGGATCAGGCTGTGGCCCTCTGGgtcggaaagcagcgtggcttagtgggaaaagcacgggtttgagagtcagagatagTGGGTTCCCTGGccctcatcatccccctggcctggaatgccctccctccgcacatccgccaagctagctctcttcctcccttcaaggccctactgagagctcacctcctccaggaggccttcccacactgagagagacccctctccctctcctccccatacccctgccttacctccttcccctccccacagcacctgtatatatgtatatatgtttgtacgtatttattactctatttatttgtttattttatttgtacatattctatttattttattttgttaatatgttttgttttgttctctgtctcccccttctagactgtgagcccactgttgggtagggactgtctctatgtgttgccaacttgtactccccaggtgcttggtacagtgctctgcacacagtaagtgctcaataaatacgattgaatgaatgaatgaatcccggctctgccacttgtcagccgtgtgtgactgagcaagtcacttaacttctctatgtgccaagcactgttctaagctctggggtagataaaaggtaatcaggttgtctcacgtggggctcacagtcttcatccccattttacagatgagttaactgaggcatagagaagtgaagtgacttgcccaaggtcacacagcagacaagtggcagagccgggattagaacccatgtcctctgactcccaaacccatgctcttggcactaggccatgctgcttctcattgcccaagggcacacagctgacaagtagtagagtcagaattagaacccatgaccttctgactcacagattctaatcccattgattgattaagactgtgagccccaggtgggacagggactgtgtccaaattgattagcttttatctatcccagggtttagtacagtgcctggtgcatagtaagcgctaaacaaataccattaaaaaaaggtctgGCAGGGAAAATCCCAGGAAATTTGAAGAGACCTGGATCATTGGGGGTTTAGGAGTAGGGGGTGCCGTTCAGGGGGAAATCCCTGGGGCTCTTTGGGAGCCctgtcctgtgagcccactgttgggtagggatcgtctctatatgttgccaacttgtacttcccaagcgcttagtacagtagtctgcacacagtaagcgctcaataaatacgattgaatgaatgaatgaatgaatgaatgaacgctcgtCTGTCCGTGGCTGACAGACTCATAGACCCGCCCACAACCCCACACCCACGCAGCAGCCTAGCCCGCAGCTCCCGCATGGTCCTCTGTCGAAACAGggtaaaaattgatttttttgttcacagtttcttttcccctttccatctAGCACTTCTGAGCAatgtttaggttttttttttggggggggggaggtgagagAGCTGGGAGGCCTGGTTGGCCCTGACTCCAGCTTTGGGATGAATTAGCGCGGCCGCAGCCCATGGGGAATCCACTCCCCAGCACCTCAAcatggcagggggctgggaggaataAGGGAGGATCAGGCCGAGTCAAGGATTCAGACAaaaatcctcccccaccccacgggGCAGTTGAGGAGGCTGCTGAATCCCAGGTAaatatggtcaatcaatcaatcagtggtaataataataatgatggcatttattaagcgcttactatgtgcaaagcactgttctaagcgctggggaggttacaaggtgatcaggttgtcccacgaggggctcacaatcttaatccccattttacagatgagttaactgaggcacagggaagggaagtgacttgcccaaagtcacacagctgacaattgaactctgactccaaagcccgggttctttccattgagccacgctgcttccccgagtggtacttattgggtgcctacAGAGTGGAGCGCTCAGCACTGagcccatgggagagtaaaaaaaaaaaaaaaaaaaaaaaaaaagccaaacccTTTCCCTGCCCGACGTGGTGATGGAGATGGAGGCAGGAAGAGTTGGTggagttgtgggtggggaaactTTTACTTGTCTCATTAGAATGGAAAGGTGAGGTGACGGGTAGGGAGGGAAGTGATGGACACTTCCCGGCTCCTGCAGGGGACCAGGAGGAAGGTTAATGATCCcatgtcacccttgcacctggatttgccccctttattcatccctcccccagccccacagcacttatgtacatagccacaattaaatatgtttatttatttagactgtagacttgtttagaccgtaaactcgttgtggacagggagtgtgtctcccaaagcatcgtggtttagtggatacagaatgggcctgagagtcagagggacctgggttctaatcccgactccacttcgtgcctgctgagtgaccttgggcaagtcatttcacttctctgtgcctcagttacctcacctgtaaaatggggaatgagtgtgagccccatgtgggagagggactgtgtccaacctgaataacttgaataataataataataataattggcatttgttaagcgcttaccatgtgcaaagcactgttctaagcgctggagaggatacagggtgatcaggttgtcccatgtggggctcagagtcttcatccccgttttacagatgaggtaactgaggcccagagaagttaagtgacttgcccaagatcacatagcagacatgtggcggagttgggattcgaacccatgacctctgactccaaagcccgggctctttccactgagccatgctgcttctctaccccagtgcttaaaacagtgcttggcacatagtaagtgcttagcaagtaccgtaattattattatcttatattgACCTCTCCCGGGTTGAGTCCCGGCTGTAAACTCGGACCCACCTCCCCAACGGCTCCAGCCCCCTGcaccggccccgccgccccccgttCGGCCCCTCCGGAAACCCAGCCAGTGTCCACTGGAGGTGGTGGCTGATGGCcatgggctggtggggggggggggtgtgtgccaGGGCCACTGCCCAACCTTCTTTtctgggcatcaatcaatcaatcaatcagtcgtatttattgagcacttactgtgtgcagagcactgtactaagcgcttgggaagtacaagttggcaacacatagagacggtccctacccaacagtgggctcacagtctagaagggaagcagcctggcctaatgaatagagcatgggcttgggagtcagaaggtcgtgggttctaatccct comes from Tachyglossus aculeatus isolate mTacAcu1 chromosome 16, mTacAcu1.pri, whole genome shotgun sequence and encodes:
- the TMEM200B gene encoding transmembrane protein 200B; amino-acid sequence: MTAGTPGASAALSPLPPGCPPAGALPRLGPRRPRPRRRPRRRPEALRVRARLRLRSPSGAFAALGALVVAAGLAIAVAGYWPRRGGPGELRRGPGRTPGDPRDRLRLVGPVVMGAGLFVLICANTVLLESRDSETRRLRRALALAPALAPGPASPDGSPDAGGPDRLPVGRGAPDLLLVPGPGPGAPAGGAGAPPGVRLGAGASPGVRLGAASPAASWLSLSLSLRSEPGSPRPAAPGPRREPCDPRGRPSRAPPRPAGHSKSLDLARAGALLGLGPGGPADPAPDRDHRSWPRLERLSLLGYAKLGGCGDPGARV